One segment of Procambarus clarkii isolate CNS0578487 chromosome 1, FALCON_Pclarkii_2.0, whole genome shotgun sequence DNA contains the following:
- the LOC138352273 gene encoding LOW QUALITY PROTEIN: dynein regulatory complex protein 1-like (The sequence of the model RefSeq protein was modified relative to this genomic sequence to represent the inferred CDS: inserted 2 bases in 2 codons): MLNTPPRCICARIPDKFLNMATETSTREPPQSISPQLGPKATKIKERLRSNIDNEDNMTVSREDAGVLQATQAGHKFTHALHAHENTLHALVKHGCTMVGNVEVAALSGEVTAVVESEGRQAEWKNTLEEDNRKTQEALEKIQQYWQNTITLSIPEDLHQSLCQLREWSQELTDQKVRVIDGLREELRTLDATYTEEMLQHARQRSELLRRITEHVTELHQAYRASLRQIQDVADTERAGLVKYYGEVWDEAVNELNQQLQRLLHERLHNRTSRMEQIIELKLHGAAPQAAIKDKLDSDIEKVMVEVMRVKATQQVEESQLRYSQQVLQQQHRETTALVSEARRTLNALTPTLNNYRRKAEAAETRKVAREQATLRERARMQELSGQYRERXASTTAAFSHRVQGLCRMHYHELRNLVMQVVEVERAIQRGVLAREWVEPDLSFLSELAPSLPNLKHTRALDTATKILKSTQDGSVAGSEGRPGVEEQFLTCLAEEAXLLINADTSHLTHHGPLLMLEHVFWELGVHSEPDVLRLLRLARRFVSQRPAGSRDRRGDEAVGSDGDDNPSLGSERLFTSEDVLNVVIAFCNTRHSTGAGRLGGDVGGEDLYAQEGEEAARWTAFIDTFCKRTRAWAATKEALEQYRNVLTGRLDEMKKVERLRRENAELKFLLQGVVSEL; the protein is encoded by the exons CCACAAAGCATATCACCGCAGCTGGGACCCAAGGCTACGAAAATAAAGGAGAGACTCCGAAGTAACATAGATAA CGAGGACAACATGACGGTGAGCAGGGAGGACGCAGGGGTGCTGCAAGCTACCCAGGCGGGCCACAAGTTCACCCACGCCCTCCACGCCCACGAGAACACCCTCCACGCCCTCGTCAAGCACGGCTGTACCATG GTGGGGAACGTGGAGGTGGCTGCGTTAAGTGGGGAGGTgacggcagtggtggagagtgaggggcgaCAAGCAGAGTGGAAGAATACCCTGGAGGAGGACAACCGAAAGACGCAGGAGGCCTTGGAGAAGATCCAACAATACTGGCAGAACACCATCACACTCTCCATCCCCGAGGACCTCCACCAGAGTCTCTGTCAGCTCCGAG AGTGGAGTCAGGAGCTGACGGACCAAAAGGTCAGGGTGATCGATGGATTGCGGGAGGAGCTTCGAACCCTGGACGCCACCTACACGGAGGAGATGCTGCAACACGCCCGCCAAAGGTCTGAACTTCTGCGCCGCATCACAGAACACGTCACAGAGCTACACCAAGCCTACCGCGCCTCCCTCAGGCAGATACAG GATGTGGCGGACACTGAGAGGGCTGGCCTGGTCAAGTACTACGGCGAGGTGTGGGACGAAGCAGTAAATGAGCTCAACCAGCAACTGCAGCGTCTCCTTCATGAGCGCCTTCACAACAGGACCTCCCGTATGGAGCAGATCATTGAACTCAAACTTCACGGCGCCGCCCCGCAGGCCGCCATCAAGGATAAACTCGACTCCGATATTGAGAAG GTGATGGTGGAAGTGATGCGGGTGAAGGCGACgcagcaggtggaggagagcCAACTGCGGTACAGCCAGCAGGTGTTACAGCAGCAGCACAGAGAGACCACTGCCCTGGTGAGCGAGGCACGACGCACCCTCAACGCTCTCACACCAACACTCAACAACTACAGGAGGAAG GCGGAGGCTGCAGAGACTCGGAAGGTTGCAAGAGAGCAGGCGACGCTACGGGAGAGGGCGCGGATGCAGGAGTTGAGTGGGCAGTACCGTGAGC CTGCCAGCACCACAGCCGCCTTCAGCCACAGGGTCCAGGGGCTCTGCCGCATGCACTACCACGAGCTGCGCAACCTCGTCATGCAG GTGGTGGAGGTTGAGCGGGCCATCCAGCGGGGGGTGCTGGCCAGGGAGTGGGTGGAACCGGACCTCAGCTTCCTTAGCGAGCTGGCCCCATCCCTGCCTAACCTCAAACACACACGCGCCCTCGACACTGCTACCAAGATCCTCAAATCCACCCAAG ATGGGTCAGTGGCCGGGAGCGAGGGTAGGCCTGGTGTAGAAGAGCAGTTTCTCACTTGTCTGGCGGAGGAAG TCCTTCTCATCAACGccgacacctcacacctcacacaccacGGCCCTCTACTCATGCTCGAGCACGTCTTCTGG GAGCTGGGAGTGCACTCGGAGCCCGACGTGTTGCGCCTCCTGCGACTAGCTCGCCGGTTCGTGTCCCAGCGCCCCGCAGGCTCACGCGACAG GAGGGGCGATGAggctgttgggagtgatggtgacgacaaCCCGTCGCTGG GAAGCGAGAGACTGTTCACATCAGAGGACGTCTTGAATGTTGTTATAGCCTTCTGTAACACCAG GCACTCGACAGGGGCTGGGCGTCTCGGAGGGGATGTGGGAGGGGAGGACCTCTACGcccaggaaggggaggaggctgcTCGCTGGACTGCTTTCATAGACACCTTCTGCAAGAGGACCAGGGCGTGGGCGGCTACCAAGGAAGCGCTCGAGCAGTATAGGAATGTGCttacag GACGCCTCGACGAAATGAAGAAGGTGGAACGGTTGCGGAGGGAGAATGCAGAGCTCAAGTTTCTGCTGCAGGGCGTCGTCAGCGAGCTGTGA